The genomic interval CGTACAGTATGCACGGAACcgtaaaaaatgtgtttgcgcACGCAGTTTGTGTCGAGGTAACTTTGTCCCCGGCGAGACGTAAACAAAACCATAACATTATCATGTATTTTCTCCATACGCGGTTAAACATTTTATTACAAGCAGGCCTCATAATGAACTCCTCCATTATTAATCGCGGTTAAAGGAACAGTGCGTAGGGGTTCCGTATGCGGTGTCAAAGTGGGGACCAACAAATCGAGGAGGTTGGCGttaaaatagcaaaacacctCTCACCTCCCCATCTGTCAGGGGTCCAATCGGAACGAGTTAGCGTTTGTTAACTTGATTTGGCGCTTCGCTGACGTGCGTTATGGAAATACACAGTGAGGTAATATTAGCATAAGTGTGCTGTCTTTTGCATTGTGGTGCGTCTTATTGGTGTGAAGCTGCCAATGGAAGGCAACGAGAATGAAGAGAAGTCACGAAGATGGTGGGAGATCTGTCACGAACTGCAACCGATGTTCTGCAAAGTGGTCCGCAAAACATGTTGAATGCTAAGAGTAGTGTGGACACGGAGGATGATGTTTTCTTAAATCCAACGGTTGGTTTGGAGACGAAAAATCGAATTAGTTGCCAAGCTGCCATGGTAGTGTTCCACGCGAACCGACTACGCGAGGAAAGAAAATTTATCAAGGCTATTATTcgatgcaaaaaaaagaatgtaTAATTCATAAAGGAAAGAGGGCAGATGAAGAAAAGCTCATGGTAGTCTGTGTAATATCTGCTGTCAGCATGTGGTAGGcctatatgcatatatattctTTATATCTATGATAGAGTGCTGAGGCCTGGAAACCCAGAGTCAAATTACAGGGTTGTCTGAGAACAAAGCTTTCTGTATGGGTGGCTGGCTGGATGTTTGAGTGGACCCACGGAGGGATGGATGGTTGGATTCTATACATTTAACACATTGCAGGCTTCACCGTGATTGCTTTTAAATCCGCCAAATTGCCTTTGAAATGCAAATGCTTGCGTTGTTGCGACGactggccctggccctggactTCCTATGTGTAGCGTATCTGTCTGCACATCAGTTGAGTGCCTCAAAGTGGGGTGAGGAGGACTCTGGCGGATTACACTGTGTTTACCCATCTTAAAAACATCCTCAAACAACCGCCCTCGCCACGCCGGAGCGTAGAGGACACATCCCTATCTCCTTCTCCGCTCCTCCGCCCGTTCTCGTTTGCTCCTCAGAGCTCCTCCCCCGGCGCTGAGTGACCGCGCTATAAACAGCGAACGCGTCGTGAGTTTTCGTTTGCTGTTATTTTTAAATGGAGGACGATTCTCCGTCACGGGGTTCGGGCGTGGGCGTGGATGTGAAGGCCACGCTGTCGGCCCGGATGGCGGAGAACGTGGTGACAATGGTAGCTTAGCAACCATACCCCTGGTCCAACCGGGGTAACTCTCCCCATCCAAACCCTCCTCACTCCCCCAGCCAACCCGACAATCCAAACACGTCACAAGCCATCTCTCCCGCTCTATATCAAACCCTCCTCactcccatcacacacacacacacacacacacacacacacacacacacacacacacacacacacacacacacacacacacacacacacacacacacacacacacacacacacacacacacacacacacacacacacacaccacaacactgccccttccctcccctcatcCCCATCCTCCATTCTCCCCCACCGAGTCTGACATTAGAGTGTTCACCAGGTCCATGTTCCAGCCCCTCCCAGACCTCTACCTCCTCGCAGAACCCTCTCTGTCAACGATTGAGGACCAATTAATTAGGCCTTATTAGCGAGGAGTATGTGAGTGCCCGTCTCCTGCAACACCGCCCATTTCTTGTATGATTTTACCATTTGCTTTTGCATAAATGCTGCTAATACGTTGACATTTTTGTGATCAACCAACAGTCAATCGAAAAGGCAAACGGTAATGGTTTGAATGGTCGTGCCCCTAAAAGATCTGCGTGCTCGTGGCATTGCGATGCCTCAACCAATTAAGCAATAAGTGATTGACCGCGGCGGGCGCGTTAAATTGTAATTGAAAGGCGGGAAAAAGGGAATTGTGCGCCGGGTCGGCGCCGACATGAAAACATCCCACCTGTCCTTCATCACGGCATATTATTTTGTCACTTTCACTTTCGCTTTCATTCTTCACTCCGCACCTTTGGACGGTCACGTTCCACACGCTTTGTTTGTTTCTCCCAGCGATGGGCCCCCACCCCAGCGTGGTTCATTTGGACCATTTAACCAGGACAACATTGATTGGGAGAGGTGACGTGAAAGGAGGCCTATTCGATTTCCGGGGGCCAGAATTGGATTTGATGTGGGGGACATAATGGCTTTCATGGGCTTTTTACGGCCATGAATGGCTTAGCTGGAGCTGCCTTGATGGGACTGAGCTCTGATTTCTCAGAAGGACTGAGTGgagagaagaaaggaaggaggaaaaaaaaaaaacattttgtccCCTCTTTCACTCCTGCGGCTGCCTCAACCCCCCCTCTCAGTCCCAGTGTTCCCTGTCACCGGGGACAGCAGGGCAGAGGACACGGCGTGACTGCTGCCAGCGGTACATCTGACAAAGCCGAAACCCAACCAGCAATGTCATCCTCGGGGATCGGTGTCACCGACGCTGAGTGTCCACCGACGAGCCGTCGAGTCTCGCCCGCCCGCCTGCCAGAAAAGGACCAAATAAGTAGAGCATTGAAACCAAGCAAGTGTTTACCTAAGTGTACGCCCCGGGCAACCAGAAGGTACTGGTTCGGAATTAGAACCATTGTTTATTCCGTTGTGTCGGTCCCCTCTATGCGACatcggacacaaacacaccacctgTGCATACGACTGTTTCCTTGTGTAACCGTTGAGATATGCTGCTCAGGACTGCGATAAGATATGTTTGTGCTCCGGTGCAAAGATACCTCGCCGCCGCTCCCAATGCAATCTACGCCCACCCTCCGAAACGGCCGATCCGAAACGCTCCTTTCGCAAATACAGATTTGAGGAGAATTATTTGGAGGGATAAAGTGTTGCTGAAATGAGCGTTTGTGTATCCGGCGCCCTGGCCTGCCGCGGTTTACCTTGTGAGGAATGGAAATTCAAGCTGAAAATTGCTCGCCAAAGTGAGCTCTTCACGTTTAACAGGCAATTGCGGCTGTTGTGGAGGATATATGCTATAATATATCCCCTGCAACTCAGCGGAGTGGGCGCGCCTCGCTTGTTGGGCGCTGGGAGGTCAGCGATGTGTTGCTGCTGCAATCACCGCAGCGGGGCGAAGGCTCGCAGCACAATGCCGGGATTTCTTTTCAATGGGAATGGAAGGAGAGATGTTTACAGTAGAAGGGCCAGCAGTATAATTTGCATAGATATACCTTTACATGCACAGTATGTGCATACACCTGTACATACGTCAACgatgaaaaaaatattgcaGTAGAGTGCAATGGTCACCTCACCAGCAATGACCGGTTTAACGGGGATATCTTTTGTTTACTTTGTCCAACATTTTGTGTTCGTTCTAACCAGTCCGATGTTTTGATTTGGTATCAGGATGAGTGGCACTCTGGAGGGCCAATAGGCTTGACCCTCCTCTGTTATGTCCCGACCCCTAGACCTTGGTCTAACTGGGTATCTTTGTCTGCATTGGTGCTTCCTTTTACTCCCAGGAACAACTCTTGACTCCCTTTATAACCTGGttccttcctctgctcctctaccTCCAGGGCCCCCAGGAAATGCTCCGTCGGACTCCCTGTCGCCGGGGACCCTGCCCCACTTCCTGCAGGAGCCGGTGGACGCCTACATCGTCAAGAGCAACCCCATCAAGCTGCGGTGCCGGGCCGCACCCGCCCTGCAGATCTTCTTCAAGTGCAACGGGGAATGGGTGCACCAGAACGAGCACGCCTCGCACGAGTACAAGGACCTCACCACGGGTAAGAGCCTCCGCGATGCGCCCCACCAGTACCACGTCCCGGGAGAGGAACAGGGGATAGGCTGCTGTCTGTACCTGTCATGGCTCTCCGTTTTGACCGTTTTGAGGGGTGGcaagtggctcaggaggtagagcgggttggcggGTAAcgtgaaggttgctggttcgatccccggctcctcctagctgagacacctcaccctgactgctcctgacgagctgtgTGGTTGaaaccgccgtcggtgtgtgaatgtgtgcatgaacagttgtaagtcgctttggatgaaagcgtctgttCAATGCCCTGAAGGTAAATGAATGGGATCGACTCCTGTCTGTACCCGTCATCTCTGTTCATTTTGACCTTCTTGGGTCTTCTACATGTCAGCTGTTTCGCGATAAGTAGACTTTGTTTTTCATGCACCACTTCATGTCACTTCATTTATCTCAACCACATTTCCAAGTTTTTAAGTTTTTGATTATATGGTTGTGATTCTTAAGGCATTTCAATAAATTAAACTGTACAGACGAAACCGAGAGTTGTTTTGCAAAAACTAATGAAATTCGCTGAAGGCATGCAGATGTTTGGTATTAAATCCTCATTTGGGAAGTGTCGTAATGTATGCGTAAAGCAGGGACACAACAGGAAGACGGAGATGAGTGTTGGAGCACACTGCACGGAGCTATTTATTATCAATTTGAAATTGAAATCGTTACGGCATTACTCATTTAAATCTCATTTCCAAACACTAACTGAAACTAGCTACGTTTTCCACAGGTACAAACTCTTTCACCATTCTGGAGCAGTAATGGGAAAATAATCAATTTGGTTATTGCTGTCAAAACATTTAGTTTGCTCTGGAAACGGGAGAGAATAGATTGTGTTTTGATGAAAACCATAGTTCAACGACACACTGTGATGACACGCCTGATTCCTTTCAGATACAGCGATAGCGTTAATAAACAATACTGATCATGATAAAGTAATGAGTAGGCGGGCTCAGCCGCTgtcacacaaaacacatcccGATGTTTTATGATCAAATCATCGGTCGGTTCTGTCGAGGCCCGGATTTGACGCTCAAgtccatttattatttattcNNNNNNNNNNNNNNNNNNNNNNNNNNNNNNNNNNNNNNNNNNNNNNNNNNNNNNNNNNNNNNNNNNNNNNNNNNNNNNNNNNNNNNNNNNNNNNNNNNNNNNNNNNNNNNNNNNNNNNNNNNNNNNNNNNNNNNNNNNNNNNNNNNNNNNNNNNNNNNNNNNNNNNNNNNNNNNNNNNNNNNNNNNNNNNNNNNNNNNNNNNNNNNNNNNNNNNNNNNNNNNNNNNNNNNNNNNNNNNNNNNNNNNNNNNNNNNNNNNNNNNNNNNNNNNNNNNNNNNNNNNNNNNNNNNNNNNNNNNNNNNNNNNNNNNNNNNNNNNNNNNNNNNNNNNNNNNNNNNNNNNNNNNNNNNNNNNNNNNNNNNNNNNNNNNNNNNNNNNNNNNNNNNNNNNNNNNNNNNNNNNNNNNNNNNNNNNNNNNNNNNNNNNNNNNNNNNNNNNNNNNNNNNNNNNNNNNNNNNNNNNNNNNNNNNNNNNNNNNNNNNNNNNNNNNNNNNNNNNNNNNNNNNNNNNNNNNNNNNNNNNNNNNNNNNNNNNNNNNNNNNNNNNNNNNNNNNNNNNNNNNNNNNNNNNNNNNNNNNNNNNNNNNNNNNNNNNNNNNNNNNNNNNNNNNNNNNNNNNNNNNNNNNNNNNNNNNNNNNNNNNNNNNNNNNNNNNNNNNNNNNNNNNNNNNNNNNNNNNNNNNNNNNNNNNNNNNNNNNNNNNNNNNNNNNNNNNNNNNNNNNNNNNNNNNNNNNNNNNNNNNNNNNNNNNNNNNNNNNNNNNNNNNNNNNNNNNNNNNNNNNNNNNNNNNNNNNNNNNNNNNNNNNNNNNNNNNNNNNNNNNNNNNNNNNNNNNNNNNNNNNNNNNNNNNNNNNNNNNNNNNNNNNNNNNNNNNNNNNNNNNNNNNNNNNNNNNNNNNNNNNNNNNNNNNNNNNNNNNNNNNNNNNNNNNNNNNNNNNNNNNNNNNNNNNNNNNNNNNNNNNNNNNNNNNNNNNNNNNNNNNNNNNNNNNNNNNNNNNNNNNNNNNNNNNNNNNNNNNNNNNNNNNNNNNNNNNNNNNNNNNNNNNNNNNNNNNNNNNNNNNNNNNNNNNNNNNNNNNNNNNNNNNNNNNNNNNNNNNNNNNNNNNNNNNNNNNNNNNNNNNNNNNNNNNNNNNNNNNNNNNNNNNNNNNNNNNNNNNNNNNNNNNNNNNNNNNNNNNNNNNNNNNNNNNNNNNNNNNNNNNNNNNNNNNNNNNNNNNNNNNNNNNNNNNNNNNNNNNNNNNNNNNNNNNNNNNNNNNNNNNNNNNNNNNNNNNNNNNNNNNNNNNNNNNNNNNNNNNNNNNNNNNNNNNNNNNNNNNNNNNNNNNNNNNNNNNNNNNNNNNNNNNNNNNNNNNNNNNNNNNNNNNNNNNNNNNNNNNNNNNNNNNNNNNNNNNNNNNNNNNNNNNNNNNNNNNNNNNNNNNNNNNNNNNNNNNNNNNNNNNNNNNNNNNNNNNNNNNNNNNNNNNNNNNNNNNNNNNNNNNNNNNNNNNNNNNNNNNNNNNNNNNNNNNNNNNNNNNNNNNNNNNNNNNNNNNNNNNNNNNNNNNNNNNNNNNNNNNNNNNNNNNNNNNNNNNNNNNNNNNNNNNNNNNNNNNNNNNNNNNNNNNNNNNNNNNNNNNNNNNNNNNNNNNNNNNNNNNNNNNNNNNNNNNNNNNNNNNNNNNNNNNNNNNNNNNNNNNNNNNNNNNNNNNNNNNNNNNNNNNNNNNNNNNNNNNNNNNNNNNNNNNNNNNNNNNNNNNNNNNNNNNNNNNNNNNNNNNNNNNNNNNNNNNNNNNNNNNNNNNNNNNNNNNNNNNNNNNNNNNNNNNNNNNNNNNNNNNNNNNNNNNNNNNNNNNNNNNNNNNNNNNNNNNNNNNNNNNNNNNNNNNNNNNNNNNNNNNNNNNNNNNNNNNNNNNNNNNNNNNNNNNNNNNNNNNNNNNNNNNNNNNNNNNNNNNNNNNNNNNNNNNNNNNNNNNNNNNNNNNNNNNNNNNNNNNNNNNNNNNNNNNNNNNNNNNNNNNNNNNNNNNNNNNNNNNNNNNNNNNNNNNNNNNNNNNNNNNNNNNNNNNNNNNNNNNNNNNNNNNNNNNNNNNNNNNNNNNNNNNNNNNNNNNNNNNNNNNNNNNNNNNNNNNNNNNNNNNNNNNNNNNNNNNN from Gadus morhua chromosome 11, gadMor3.0, whole genome shotgun sequence carries:
- the unc5db gene encoding netrin receptor UNC5D, translated to MGALTQGRYLSAGFVLLVYYTVAVISKGPPGNAPSDSLSPGTLPHFLQEPVDAYIVKSNPIKLRCRAAPALQIFFKCNGEWVHQNEHASHEYKDLTTGKSLRDAPHQYHVPGEEQGIGCCLYLSWLSVLTVLRGGKWLRR